A genomic segment from Nodularia sphaerocarpa UHCC 0038 encodes:
- a CDS encoding GNAT family N-acetyltransferase, giving the protein MTIRHATEADLPAIVAIYNAAIPSRKATADLEPVSVQSRLAWFQGRSPLQRPVWVIEIEGIVVGWLSFKSFYGRPAYDSTAEISIYISPSVHRRGLGGQLLAQAISESPNLRIKTLLGFIFAHNQPSLNLFARFGFQQWGYLPQVAELDRVERDLIIMGLRI; this is encoded by the coding sequence ATGACCATCCGCCATGCGACTGAAGCTGATTTACCTGCAATAGTAGCAATTTATAATGCAGCAATTCCCAGCCGCAAGGCGACAGCTGATTTAGAACCAGTTTCTGTACAAAGTCGCCTTGCTTGGTTTCAAGGGCGATCGCCTTTACAAAGACCAGTGTGGGTGATAGAAATAGAAGGTATAGTTGTGGGTTGGCTGAGTTTTAAATCATTTTATGGACGGCCAGCTTATGATTCCACAGCCGAAATTAGTATTTATATTTCCCCGTCAGTTCATCGACGTGGTTTAGGCGGACAACTCCTAGCCCAAGCAATTAGCGAAAGTCCAAATTTACGGATAAAAACGCTCTTAGGCTTTATTTTTGCCCATAACCAACCCAGTTTAAACCTGTTTGCCAGATTTGGGTTTCAACAGTGGGGATATTTACCCCAAGTTGCAGAACTTGACAGAGTGGAACGGGATTTAATAATTATGGGATTGCGAATCTAG
- the apcA gene encoding allophycocyanin subunit alpha, translating into MSIVTKSIVNADAEARYLSPGELDRIKSFVSGGERRLRIAQILTENRERIVKQAGDQLFQKRPDVVSPGGNAYGQEMTATCLRDLDYYLRLVTYGIVSGDVTPIEEIGVVGVREMYKSLGTPIDAVAGGVNAMKNVAATLLSAEDSGEAGAYFDYLVGAMQ; encoded by the coding sequence ATGAGTATCGTCACGAAGTCCATCGTGAATGCTGATGCAGAAGCCCGCTACCTTAGCCCCGGCGAACTGGATCGGATCAAAAGCTTTGTTTCCGGTGGTGAACGTCGCCTCCGCATCGCTCAAATTTTGACCGAAAACCGCGAGCGCATTGTTAAGCAAGCTGGTGATCAGTTGTTCCAAAAGCGCCCTGATGTTGTTTCTCCTGGTGGAAACGCTTACGGCCAAGAAATGACCGCTACCTGTCTGCGTGACTTAGATTACTATCTCCGCCTTGTCACCTACGGAATTGTTTCCGGTGATGTTACCCCCATCGAAGAAATCGGTGTTGTGGGTGTGCGTGAAATGTACAAGTCTCTCGGCACTCCTATTGACGCTGTGGCTGGTGGCGTTAACGCGATGAAGAATGTTGCTGCTACCTTGTTGTCTGCTGAAGACTCTGGTGAAGCTGGCGCTTACTTCGATTACCTAGTAGGTGCGATGCAGTAA
- a CDS encoding dipeptide ABC transporter ATP-binding protein, translating into MSEALFCIENLRVAYPQRQEEALSWAIDDVSLTLQPGERMGLVGESGCGKSTLGRAAMRLLPPDSRVEGRVTFQGESVFDLMPNQMRKFRGEAIALIFQDPMTRLDPLMTIGKHCIETLQAHSPKLSTKEAKEQAIATLAKVNIPASRWNQYPHEFSGGMRQRVAIALALLLNPKLIVADEPTTSLDVTVSAQILQELTRLCSEENMALLLISHDLAMVGEYCDRIGVMYQGKIVEMGATETVLRQPQHEYTRSLLKAALHIQTVDEDSRKETSQSPILQITELQQHYTIEPNFLERLWKKQGETIKAVDGINLELYQGEIFGLVGESGCGKSTLSRTILQLIPPTAGKVEFLGQELTTLSRSEIRASRRQMQMIFQDPHACLNPVMTVGQSIADPLFIHNLADADKAKSEVLWMLEKVGLTPPELYYQRYPSDLSGGQQQRVAIARALITRPKLLICDEPVSMLDASVQSQVLDLMLELKVEFELTYLFITHDLWLARFLCDRIAVMHSGQIVEMGSTKQMFSNPQHPYTKTLLAAAPLLSRA; encoded by the coding sequence ATGAGTGAAGCTTTATTTTGTATAGAAAATCTGCGTGTTGCCTATCCTCAGCGTCAGGAAGAAGCGTTAAGTTGGGCAATTGATGATGTATCTTTGACTTTGCAACCTGGCGAAAGGATGGGTTTGGTTGGTGAGTCGGGTTGTGGTAAATCAACTCTAGGAAGGGCTGCAATGCGCTTGTTACCCCCAGATAGTCGCGTTGAGGGTCGGGTGACGTTTCAGGGTGAATCGGTGTTTGATTTGATGCCTAACCAGATGCGGAAATTTCGGGGAGAGGCGATCGCACTAATTTTTCAAGATCCCATGACACGCCTCGATCCTTTGATGACTATTGGTAAGCACTGTATTGAAACTCTCCAGGCGCATTCACCAAAGTTATCCACCAAGGAAGCCAAGGAACAAGCGATCGCCACTTTAGCAAAAGTGAATATTCCCGCGAGTCGTTGGAATCAGTACCCCCATGAGTTTAGCGGGGGAATGCGTCAACGGGTAGCGATCGCCTTGGCTTTACTTCTCAACCCCAAGTTAATTGTGGCTGATGAACCCACCACCAGTTTAGATGTCACCGTCTCCGCGCAGATTTTACAAGAATTAACCCGCCTATGTAGTGAAGAAAATATGGCGCTGCTGCTGATTTCTCACGATTTGGCGATGGTGGGCGAGTATTGCGATCGCATTGGTGTGATGTATCAAGGCAAAATTGTAGAAATGGGTGCGACTGAAACTGTATTGAGACAACCTCAACATGAATACACGCGATCGCTATTAAAAGCAGCTTTGCATATTCAAACAGTGGATGAAGACAGTAGAAAAGAAACTTCCCAATCACCAATATTGCAGATTACAGAATTGCAGCAGCATTACACTATAGAACCCAATTTTCTGGAAAGACTCTGGAAAAAACAAGGGGAAACAATTAAAGCCGTAGATGGGATTAATTTAGAACTTTATCAAGGAGAGATTTTCGGATTAGTTGGGGAATCAGGTTGTGGTAAAAGCACATTATCAAGAACGATATTACAACTCATTCCTCCTACTGCTGGCAAAGTTGAATTTTTGGGACAAGAGTTAACGACTTTATCGCGCTCAGAAATTCGGGCTTCCCGGCGACAAATGCAAATGATTTTTCAAGATCCTCATGCTTGTTTGAATCCGGTGATGACAGTGGGACAAAGTATAGCTGATCCGTTATTTATCCACAATTTAGCTGATGCAGATAAGGCGAAATCAGAAGTTTTATGGATGTTGGAAAAAGTGGGATTAACACCGCCAGAACTTTATTATCAACGTTATCCATCAGATTTGTCTGGGGGACAGCAGCAACGAGTGGCGATCGCCCGTGCTTTAATCACTCGTCCTAAACTGTTAATCTGTGATGAACCTGTGAGTATGTTAGATGCCAGTGTTCAGTCACAAGTGCTGGATTTAATGTTAGAATTAAAAGTAGAATTTGAATTAACCTACCTGTTTATTACTCATGATTTGTGGTTAGCGCGGTTTTTGTGCGATCGCATTGCTGTAATGCACAGTGGACAAATTGTAGAAATGGGTAGTACAAAGCAGATGTTTAGCAATCCTCAACACCCTTACACTAAAACTTTACTAGCAGCCGCCCCCTTGCTGTCACGTGCTTAG
- a CDS encoding phycobilisome linker polypeptide, translated as MARLFKVTACVPSQSRIRTQRELQNTYFTKLVPYENWFREQQRIQKMGGKIVKVELATGKQGTNAGLL; from the coding sequence ATGGCGCGTTTGTTTAAAGTTACTGCTTGTGTCCCCAGCCAATCCCGCATTCGTACTCAAAGAGAGTTGCAAAATACTTACTTCACTAAGCTAGTTCCTTACGAAAACTGGTTTCGCGAACAGCAACGCATTCAAAAAATGGGTGGCAAAATTGTGAAGGTAGAACTAGCAACTGGTAAGCAAGGTACTAATGCTGGGTTGTTGTAA
- a CDS encoding RelA/SpoT family protein produces the protein MSSILINSTTDLALPEWLIKCLRESSAYKGEAEADRKYTDAVLIGQAFEFAYQLHEGQYRKSGELYISHPVAVAGLLRELGGSAAMIAAGFLHDVVEDTDITCDDIETHFGPEVRQLVEGVTKLSKINFTSKTESQAENFRRMFLAMAQDIRVIVVKLADRLHNMRTLQYMSDSSRRRSAQETRDIFAPLANRLGMWHIKWELEDLSFKYLEPEAYRQIQEHVSDKRAAREEKLAKTTAMLRERLQQAGIHCHDISGRPKHLYSIYQKMQRQQKEFHEIYDLAALRIIVQTNEECYRALAVVHDAFRPIPSRFKDYIGLPKPNHYQSLHTGVIGLTGRPLEIQIRTVEMHHVAEYGIAAHWKYKETGGSTSQLTSADEKFTWLRHLLEWQSDLKDAQEYLDSVKDNLFEDDVYVFTPKGDVVPLSPGATCIDFAYHIHTEVGNHCAGARVNGRMVPLSTGLQNGAIVEIITQKNSHPSLDWLNFARSSAAKYRIKQWYKRSRRDENVARGRELLEKELGKTGFDSLLKSQAMQTVAEKCNYHSVEDLLANLGYGEITLNLVLNRWREVAKGQQAANVIPLFPSKELPTTSKTVRDTPPHSTRPCDSPIIGVEGLVYHLAGCCTPIAGEPIIGVVTRGRGITIHRQGCNNLEPVEYERLVPVSWNSATEHISRPHTYPVNVQIEALDRVGVLKDILSRLSDQGINVRHAQVNTSIGQPALIDLGIDIRDRLQLEQIFTQIKKMSDILNIRRLGQIDE, from the coding sequence ATGAGCAGCATACTGATAAATTCCACAACCGATCTCGCCCTTCCGGAATGGCTGATCAAATGTTTACGAGAATCTTCAGCATATAAGGGCGAAGCAGAAGCAGACCGAAAATATACTGATGCAGTCTTAATTGGTCAGGCTTTTGAATTTGCTTATCAACTCCATGAAGGACAGTACCGCAAATCAGGCGAACTGTATATTAGTCATCCCGTTGCCGTAGCTGGATTGCTGCGAGAGTTGGGGGGCAGTGCTGCTATGATAGCAGCTGGATTTCTTCATGATGTAGTTGAAGATACAGATATTACCTGCGACGATATAGAAACACATTTTGGTCCTGAAGTACGGCAATTGGTGGAAGGTGTCACCAAACTCTCTAAAATCAATTTCACCAGCAAAACCGAAAGCCAAGCGGAAAACTTCCGGCGGATGTTTTTGGCTATGGCGCAGGATATCCGCGTAATTGTGGTGAAACTGGCAGACCGTTTGCATAATATGCGAACTTTACAATATATGTCAGATTCCAGCCGTCGCCGCAGCGCCCAAGAAACCAGAGATATTTTTGCCCCCTTAGCAAATCGCTTGGGAATGTGGCATATAAAATGGGAACTGGAAGATTTATCTTTTAAATACCTCGAACCTGAAGCTTATCGCCAAATACAGGAACACGTTTCCGACAAACGGGCGGCGCGGGAAGAAAAACTGGCGAAAACTACAGCTATGCTGCGGGAACGTTTGCAGCAAGCCGGCATTCACTGTCATGATATTAGTGGTCGTCCCAAGCACCTTTATAGCATTTATCAAAAAATGCAAAGGCAGCAAAAAGAATTTCATGAAATTTATGATTTGGCAGCCCTGCGGATTATAGTCCAAACCAATGAGGAATGCTATCGGGCTTTGGCAGTAGTTCATGATGCTTTTCGCCCGATTCCCTCTCGATTTAAGGATTATATTGGATTGCCCAAGCCTAACCATTACCAGTCGTTGCATACTGGAGTGATTGGACTGACTGGCCGTCCTTTGGAGATTCAAATTCGCACTGTAGAAATGCATCATGTTGCTGAATATGGAATTGCAGCCCATTGGAAATACAAAGAAACAGGTGGTTCTACTAGCCAATTGACAAGCGCAGATGAAAAATTTACTTGGTTAAGGCATCTGCTGGAATGGCAAAGTGATCTCAAGGACGCTCAAGAATATCTTGATAGTGTCAAAGACAATCTATTTGAAGATGATGTCTATGTCTTCACCCCAAAGGGGGATGTTGTACCCTTAAGCCCTGGTGCAACCTGTATAGATTTTGCTTATCATATTCATACAGAAGTAGGCAACCACTGTGCAGGGGCGCGGGTGAATGGTCGCATGGTTCCTTTGTCAACGGGGTTACAAAATGGCGCGATTGTCGAAATTATTACCCAAAAGAACAGCCATCCCAGTTTGGATTGGTTGAATTTTGCCAGGAGTTCGGCGGCGAAGTATCGGATTAAACAATGGTACAAGCGATCGCGCCGTGATGAAAATGTAGCTCGTGGGCGAGAATTGTTAGAAAAAGAACTGGGTAAAACTGGTTTCGATAGTTTGCTGAAATCCCAAGCCATGCAGACTGTAGCCGAAAAGTGTAATTACCACAGCGTCGAAGATTTACTCGCCAATTTGGGTTACGGTGAAATTACCCTCAACCTGGTGCTAAATCGCTGGCGAGAAGTAGCTAAAGGACAACAAGCTGCTAACGTTATTCCTTTATTTCCCAGTAAAGAACTACCAACAACCTCAAAAACTGTCCGCGATACGCCTCCCCACAGCACACGCCCTTGTGATTCACCGATTATTGGTGTAGAAGGATTGGTATATCATTTAGCTGGGTGTTGTACCCCCATTGCTGGTGAACCGATTATTGGTGTGGTGACAAGGGGTAGAGGAATTACCATCCATCGCCAAGGGTGTAATAATTTAGAGCCAGTTGAGTATGAACGCTTAGTACCCGTGAGTTGGAACTCAGCCACCGAACATATCAGCCGTCCCCACACTTACCCAGTGAATGTGCAAATTGAAGCCCTTGACCGTGTGGGGGTATTAAAGGATATTTTATCGCGGTTGAGTGACCAGGGCATCAATGTGCGTCATGCACAGGTTAATACTTCTATTGGTCAACCAGCATTGATTGATTTAGGAATAGATATACGCGATCGCCTGCAACTAGAGCAAATATTTACTCAAATCAAAAAAATGAGCGACATTTTAAATATCCGTCGTCTTGGTCAAATTGACGAATAG
- the patD gene encoding heterocyst frequency control protein PatD, with product MSLNLEKYQTLAILLEQVRSDTTATQVTATDLRKGVSLLQQMFRQQIVPLPDGSSRVQSYRTEISKQLRLLEIDVMFFQGSRQASTAEERLKTIGDRLTTLIQYCEAILQPEPEEEK from the coding sequence ATGTCTCTAAACCTTGAGAAATATCAGACACTAGCAATTTTGCTAGAGCAAGTACGCTCTGATACCACCGCGACCCAAGTAACGGCAACTGACCTGCGAAAGGGTGTATCCTTGTTACAGCAAATGTTTCGGCAGCAGATTGTGCCTTTGCCTGACGGCAGTTCGCGGGTACAATCCTATCGGACGGAAATTAGTAAGCAGTTGCGCTTGTTGGAAATTGATGTGATGTTTTTCCAAGGATCGCGCCAAGCATCCACTGCGGAAGAAAGGCTGAAGACTATAGGCGATCGCCTGACTACTCTCATTCAATACTGTGAAGCTATTCTCCAGCCAGAACCGGAGGAGGAAAAATAA
- a CDS encoding Rpn family recombination-promoting nuclease/putative transposase — protein MKTDAIFYEIFKEFPNIFFEIIGEPDTNTNTYEFTAPEIKQKSFRLDGLFSPLEAFPNQPLYFVEIQFYKDEEFYDRLFTSIFLYFTQYQPLNPDWLAIVIYDKRSNERSYPLRYRSLLSPHLRRFYLDELEDLPANSLGLGIVRLVVESENKAEKLAKTLIDKAREELTDTLIQRKVIEFIETIVVYKFPNLSREEIETMLNLNLLKETRVYQEAKEEGEQEGELKTKLNILSKLVQRGLSIQEIAELLELDTETIRKALGDNS, from the coding sequence ATGAAAACAGACGCAATTTTCTACGAAATATTTAAAGAATTCCCCAACATTTTCTTTGAAATTATCGGTGAGCCTGATACTAATACCAATACCTATGAATTTACAGCACCTGAAATTAAACAAAAAAGCTTTCGATTAGATGGGTTATTTTCTCCCCTGGAAGCATTCCCTAATCAACCTCTGTATTTCGTCGAGATTCAGTTTTACAAAGATGAGGAATTTTATGATCGACTTTTTACCAGTATTTTCCTTTATTTTACCCAGTATCAACCACTTAACCCGGATTGGTTGGCAATAGTTATCTATGACAAACGCAGTAATGAACGTAGCTATCCCCTACGTTATCGTTCTTTGTTGTCACCTCATCTGCGTCGCTTTTACCTAGACGAACTGGAAGATTTACCAGCTAATTCTCTGGGATTAGGAATTGTCCGCTTAGTTGTAGAGAGTGAAAACAAAGCTGAAAAACTCGCCAAAACTCTGATTGACAAAGCTAGGGAGGAATTGACAGATACTCTCATCCAAAGAAAAGTTATAGAATTTATAGAGACAATCGTTGTCTACAAATTTCCTAATTTAAGCCGCGAGGAAATAGAAACCATGCTGAATTTAAATTTGCTGAAAGAAACTAGGGTTTATCAAGAAGCAAAAGAAGAAGGTGAACAAGAAGGCGAACTAAAAACTAAATTAAATATTTTGTCGAAACTTGTACAACGAGGACTCAGCATTCAGGAGATAGCAGAATTATTAGAATTGGATACTGAAACAATCAGAAAGGCTTTGGGAGACAATTCGTAA
- a CDS encoding FtsW/RodA/SpoVE family cell cycle protein produces MNLRRLIPIFDNSVSTWALEARLLRWLTFVWLFVGLIMLFSASYPVAEARQADGLYYFKRQLAWVFFALIGFNIIVNLPLRKILGKSHWFIALFLLLIFGTLIPGVGKKAFDAARWIALGPIPLQPSELIKPFLVLQSARLFGQWERLSWSVRLTWLGIFGLVLLGILAQPNLSTTALCGMTIWLIALAAGLPYKYLGGTAIGGVMLAVMSISLKEYQRKRVMSFLNPWADSTGDGYQLVQSLLAVGSGQTWGVGFGLSQQKLFYLPIQDTDFIFAVFAEEFGFVGSIVMLIILALFATLGLIVALKAKNIVNRLVAIGITTVIIGQSLLHIAVATGALPTTGLPLPMFSYGGNSMISSLVSMALLIRVARESSEAEVVPLRKPQSDFRQRRTLQKK; encoded by the coding sequence GTGAATCTACGTCGCCTGATTCCAATTTTTGATAATTCCGTCTCCACCTGGGCTTTAGAGGCGCGGTTACTACGCTGGTTAACATTCGTTTGGCTGTTTGTGGGATTAATTATGCTGTTTTCAGCATCCTATCCCGTGGCTGAAGCCCGTCAAGCAGATGGACTTTACTATTTTAAGCGCCAACTCGCTTGGGTTTTCTTTGCCCTGATTGGATTCAACATCATTGTAAATCTTCCCTTACGGAAAATTTTGGGCAAGAGTCATTGGTTTATCGCCCTGTTTTTGCTGTTAATCTTCGGAACATTGATACCAGGAGTCGGTAAAAAAGCTTTTGATGCAGCACGTTGGATAGCCCTTGGGCCAATTCCTTTACAACCTTCGGAATTAATTAAACCCTTTTTGGTGCTGCAAAGTGCGCGACTGTTTGGACAGTGGGAACGGTTGAGTTGGTCAGTTCGCTTGACTTGGTTAGGTATTTTTGGTTTAGTACTTTTAGGAATTTTGGCACAGCCTAACTTAAGTACAACCGCACTCTGCGGTATGACTATTTGGTTAATTGCTTTAGCGGCTGGATTACCTTACAAATATTTGGGAGGAACTGCAATTGGTGGGGTAATGTTAGCGGTAATGAGTATTAGCCTGAAAGAGTATCAACGCAAGCGTGTAATGTCATTCCTCAATCCTTGGGCTGATTCTACAGGTGATGGTTACCAGTTAGTACAAAGTTTGCTAGCAGTGGGTTCTGGTCAAACTTGGGGGGTTGGATTTGGGCTTTCCCAACAAAAGCTGTTTTATTTACCAATTCAGGACACTGATTTTATTTTTGCTGTGTTCGCTGAAGAATTTGGCTTTGTGGGCAGTATTGTCATGTTGATCATCTTAGCTTTATTCGCCACTCTCGGATTAATTGTGGCATTAAAGGCTAAGAATATAGTCAATCGTCTAGTAGCCATCGGCATCACCACTGTGATTATAGGACAATCATTGCTACATATTGCCGTTGCTACAGGTGCATTACCCACCACAGGCTTACCCCTACCGATGTTTAGTTATGGTGGTAATTCCATGATTTCCAGCCTAGTGAGTATGGCTTTGCTGATTCGGGTAGCCCGCGAGAGTAGTGAAGCGGAGGTAGTACCATTGCGAAAACCCCAGTCTGATTTTCGTCAGCGTCGGACGTTGCAAAAAAAGTAA
- the apcB gene encoding allophycocyanin subunit beta produces MQDAITSVINASDVQGKYLDNAALEKLKGYFVTGELRVRAATAISANAAAIVKEAVAKSLLYSDITRPGGNMYTTRRYAACIRDLDYYLRYSTYAMLAGDPSILDERVLNGLKETYNSLGVPVGATVQAIQAIKEVTASLVGPDAGKEMGVYLDYISSGLS; encoded by the coding sequence ATGCAAGACGCAATTACCTCTGTCATTAATGCTTCAGACGTTCAAGGTAAATACTTGGACAATGCGGCTCTAGAAAAGCTCAAAGGCTACTTCGTAACTGGTGAACTACGCGTACGCGCTGCTACAGCTATCAGTGCTAACGCAGCTGCGATCGTTAAAGAAGCAGTAGCTAAGTCTTTGTTATACTCTGACATCACCCGTCCCGGTGGTAATATGTACACCACCCGTCGCTATGCTGCTTGCATCCGCGATTTGGACTACTACCTACGTTACTCTACCTACGCTATGCTAGCTGGCGATCCTTCGATCCTAGACGAGCGCGTATTGAATGGCTTGAAAGAAACCTACAACTCCTTGGGTGTTCCCGTAGGCGCTACTGTACAAGCTATCCAAGCTATCAAAGAAGTAACCGCTAGCTTAGTCGGTCCCGACGCTGGTAAAGAAATGGGCGTTTACTTAGACTATATCTCCTCTGGCTTAAGCTAA